In the Gossypium arboreum isolate Shixiya-1 chromosome 10, ASM2569848v2, whole genome shotgun sequence genome, one interval contains:
- the LOC108487992 gene encoding protein TRIGALACTOSYLDIACYLGLYCEROL 2, chloroplastic isoform X1 — MVGNTLVQIPACPSLSSSTLTTLPHSSPKVLPCLPPKLRMRLAKVRAMSASTEHNPQPGSSEQKNPLAVVLDIPRNIWRQTLRPLSDFGFGRRSIWEGGVGLFLVSGTVLLALSLAWLRGFQIRSKFRKYLAVFEFAQASGICTGTPVRIRGVTVGNVVRVNPSLKSIEAVVEVEDDKIIIPRNSLIEVNQSGLLMETLIDITPRDPIPSPSVGPLDAECVKEGLIVCDRQKIKGEQGVSLDALVGIVTRLARQMEEIGIANTYSLAERVAAVIQDAKPLLTKIEAMAEDVQPLLSELRDSGLLQEVENLTRSLTQASEDLRRVHSSIMTPENTELIQKSIYTLIFTLKNIENISSDILGFTGDESTRKNLKLLIKSLSRML, encoded by the exons ATGGTTGGAAATACATTAGTCCAGATTCCAGCATGCCCGTCTTTGTCATCTTCAACTTTGACCACCCTCCCGCATTCTTCTCCAAAAGTTTTGCCATGTCTTCCGCCTAAACTAAGAATGAGGTTGGCAAAAGTTAGAGCTATGTCTGCTAGTACTGAGCATAACCCACAACCCGGTTCTTCGGAGCAAAAGAATCCGCTTGCTGTTGTTTTAGATATTCCTCGGAATATTTGGAGACAAACATTACGTCCATTGAGTGATTTTGGGTTTGGTCGTAGAAGCATTTGGGAAGGTGGGGTTGGGTTGTTTCTTGTGTCAGGTACTGTGCTGCTTGCACTTAGTCTGGCTTGGTTGAGAGGGTTTCAGATTCGTTCTAAATTCCGGAAGTACCTAGCAGTGTTTGAATTTGCTCAGGCATCTGGTATTTGCACTGGAACACCTGTTAGGATTAGAGGGGTGACTGTAGGCAATGTTGTACGTGTTAATCCCTCCCTGAAAAGTATAGAAGCTGTTGTTGAG gttgaagatgataagATTATTATACCTCGAAATTCGCTGATTGAGGTCAACCAATCTGGTCTTTTGATGGAAACTTTGATTGACATCACGCCACGGGATCCAATTCCATCACCTTCTGTGGGACCTCTTGATGCAGAATGTGTTAAGGAAGGCCTAATTGTATGTGATAGGCAAAAGATAAAGGGGGAACAAGGGGTAAGTCTGGATGCCTTGGTAGGGATTGTCACCCGTCTTGCTCGTCAAATGGAGGAAATTGGTATTGCCAACACCTATTCACTTGCCGAGCGCGTTGCTGCTGTTATTCAGGATGCAAAGCCCCTGCTCACAAAG ATTGAAGCCATGGCCGAAGATGTGCAACCTTTGTTATCTGAACTTCGTGATAGTGGTCTGCTTCAGGAGGTTGAGAATTTGACCAGAAGTCTAACACAAGCCTCTGAGGATTTAAG AAGGGTACATTCATCCATTATGACCCCTGAGAACACCGAATTGATTCAAAAATCAATTTATACTCTGATTTTTACCTTGAAGAATATCGAG AATATAAGTTCTGATATACTGGGATTCACGGGTGATGAGTCTACAAGAAAGAATCTGAAATTACTTATCAAGTCGCTTAGCAGGATGTTGTGA
- the LOC108487992 gene encoding protein TRIGALACTOSYLDIACYLGLYCEROL 2, chloroplastic isoform X2, translating to MVGNTLVQIPACPSLSSSTLTTLPHSSPKVLPCLPPKLRMRLAKVRAMSASTEHNPQPGSSEQKNPLAVVLDIPRNIWRQTLRPLSDFGFGRRSIWEGGVGLFLVSGTVLLALSLAWLRGFQIRSKFRKYLAVFEFAQASGICTGTPVRIRGVTVGNVVRVNPSLKSIEAVVEVEDDKIIIPRNSLIEVNQSGLLMETLIDITPRDPIPSPSVGPLDAECVKEGLIVCDRQKIKGEQGVSLDALVGIVTRLARQMEEIGIANTYSLAERVAAVIQDAKPLLTKIEAMAEDVQPLLSELRDSGLLQEVENLTRSLTQASEDLRI from the exons ATGGTTGGAAATACATTAGTCCAGATTCCAGCATGCCCGTCTTTGTCATCTTCAACTTTGACCACCCTCCCGCATTCTTCTCCAAAAGTTTTGCCATGTCTTCCGCCTAAACTAAGAATGAGGTTGGCAAAAGTTAGAGCTATGTCTGCTAGTACTGAGCATAACCCACAACCCGGTTCTTCGGAGCAAAAGAATCCGCTTGCTGTTGTTTTAGATATTCCTCGGAATATTTGGAGACAAACATTACGTCCATTGAGTGATTTTGGGTTTGGTCGTAGAAGCATTTGGGAAGGTGGGGTTGGGTTGTTTCTTGTGTCAGGTACTGTGCTGCTTGCACTTAGTCTGGCTTGGTTGAGAGGGTTTCAGATTCGTTCTAAATTCCGGAAGTACCTAGCAGTGTTTGAATTTGCTCAGGCATCTGGTATTTGCACTGGAACACCTGTTAGGATTAGAGGGGTGACTGTAGGCAATGTTGTACGTGTTAATCCCTCCCTGAAAAGTATAGAAGCTGTTGTTGAG gttgaagatgataagATTATTATACCTCGAAATTCGCTGATTGAGGTCAACCAATCTGGTCTTTTGATGGAAACTTTGATTGACATCACGCCACGGGATCCAATTCCATCACCTTCTGTGGGACCTCTTGATGCAGAATGTGTTAAGGAAGGCCTAATTGTATGTGATAGGCAAAAGATAAAGGGGGAACAAGGGGTAAGTCTGGATGCCTTGGTAGGGATTGTCACCCGTCTTGCTCGTCAAATGGAGGAAATTGGTATTGCCAACACCTATTCACTTGCCGAGCGCGTTGCTGCTGTTATTCAGGATGCAAAGCCCCTGCTCACAAAG ATTGAAGCCATGGCCGAAGATGTGCAACCTTTGTTATCTGAACTTCGTGATAGTGGTCTGCTTCAGGAGGTTGAGAATTTGACCAGAAGTCTAACACAAGCCTCTGAGGATTTAAG AATATAA
- the LOC108487992 gene encoding protein TRIGALACTOSYLDIACYLGLYCEROL 2, chloroplastic isoform X3 — protein sequence MVGNTLVQIPACPSLSSSTLTTLPHSSPKVLPCLPPKLRMRLAKVRAMSASTEHNPQPGSSEQKNPLAVVLDIPRNIWRQTLRPLSDFGFGRRSIWEGGVGLFLVSGTVLLALSLAWLRGFQIRSKFRKYLAVFEFAQASGICTGTPVRIRGVTVGNVVRVNPSLKSIEAVVEVEDDKIIIPRNSLIEVNQSGLLMETLIDITPRDPIPSPSVGPLDAECVKEGLIVCDRQKIKGEQGVSLDALVGIVTRLARQMEEIGIANTYSLAERVAAVIQDAKPLLTK from the exons ATGGTTGGAAATACATTAGTCCAGATTCCAGCATGCCCGTCTTTGTCATCTTCAACTTTGACCACCCTCCCGCATTCTTCTCCAAAAGTTTTGCCATGTCTTCCGCCTAAACTAAGAATGAGGTTGGCAAAAGTTAGAGCTATGTCTGCTAGTACTGAGCATAACCCACAACCCGGTTCTTCGGAGCAAAAGAATCCGCTTGCTGTTGTTTTAGATATTCCTCGGAATATTTGGAGACAAACATTACGTCCATTGAGTGATTTTGGGTTTGGTCGTAGAAGCATTTGGGAAGGTGGGGTTGGGTTGTTTCTTGTGTCAGGTACTGTGCTGCTTGCACTTAGTCTGGCTTGGTTGAGAGGGTTTCAGATTCGTTCTAAATTCCGGAAGTACCTAGCAGTGTTTGAATTTGCTCAGGCATCTGGTATTTGCACTGGAACACCTGTTAGGATTAGAGGGGTGACTGTAGGCAATGTTGTACGTGTTAATCCCTCCCTGAAAAGTATAGAAGCTGTTGTTGAG gttgaagatgataagATTATTATACCTCGAAATTCGCTGATTGAGGTCAACCAATCTGGTCTTTTGATGGAAACTTTGATTGACATCACGCCACGGGATCCAATTCCATCACCTTCTGTGGGACCTCTTGATGCAGAATGTGTTAAGGAAGGCCTAATTGTATGTGATAGGCAAAAGATAAAGGGGGAACAAGGGGTAAGTCTGGATGCCTTGGTAGGGATTGTCACCCGTCTTGCTCGTCAAATGGAGGAAATTGGTATTGCCAACACCTATTCACTTGCCGAGCGCGTTGCTGCTGTTATTCAGGATGCAAAGCCCCTGCTCACAAAG TGA